The following are encoded together in the Deltaproteobacteria bacterium genome:
- the gatC gene encoding Asp-tRNA(Asn)/Glu-tRNA(Gln) amidotransferase subunit GatC has protein sequence MTKQRIDAEEVMRIATLARLELEENEVEMLTRDLASILSYVDKLDELDTEGVEATTHAVELSTTLREDKLQPGLDVELGLRQAPERLGDGFGVPKIIE, from the coding sequence ATGACAAAGCAAAGAATCGATGCTGAAGAGGTGATGCGAATCGCAACGCTTGCGCGGCTGGAGCTGGAAGAGAACGAAGTTGAAATGCTCACGAGAGACCTGGCGTCTATTTTGAGCTATGTTGACAAGCTTGATGAACTCGACACTGAAGGTGTTGAGGCTACGACCCATGCGGTCGAACTCAGCACGACTTTGCGTGAAGATAAGTTACAACCTGGATTAGATGTTGAGCTCGGTTTACGCCAAGCTCCTGAACGATTGGGCGACGGTTTCGGCGTCCCAAAGATCATTGAGTAG